Below is a window of Anaerobacillus alkaliphilus DNA.
TTTCATAAATCCCCTCAAATCCTAATAGCTCGGCTGTATATTGACGATCAATCGGAAAGGTCGTACCAGCTAATGCACCTGCTCCTAATGGGGATATATTTATCCGCTTTAAGCTATCGGAAAAACGCTCATAATCACGTTGTAACATCCAAAAATACGTCATTACATGGTGAGCAAATGAAACTGGTTGTGCTCTTTGTAAATGAGTATATCCAGGAAGGATTGTCTCTACATGTTGCTTCCCTTGTTCAAGGATTGCTTCTTGAAGATGTTTAATTGACTCCAAAATTTCTATTACTTGATTTCGTAAGTAAAGGTGCATATCCGTAGCAACTTGATCGTTTCTACTTCTACCTGTGTGCAGTTTACCTCCAACTTCACCAATTTCATCAATTAAGAATTTTTCAATATTTAAATGAATATCTTCATTTTGTACAGAATATTCCAGTTGTCCACGTGCCGCTTTTTCTTGAATAATCATAAGTCCAGCTACGATTTTTTCAACATCAGATTGAGGTACAATTCCACACTTGCCTAACATTTGAATATGTGCCAAGCTGCCTTGAATATCTTCTTTCACTAACTCTTTATCAAAGCCGATGGATGCCCCAAAGGCATCCACCCAGCTTTCAGCTTTCTTTGTAAACCTTCCACCCCATAGCTTTTCAGACACAGTTAATTGACTCCCTTCTTCGTTACCATACTACTAACTTTTGTCGGTAGTCCCCAAAGCTTAATAAAGCCAACGGCAGCGCTATGATCAAACTCATCCTCAGTAGAATAAGTTGCAAGCTTTTCATCATATAGAGAGAATTCAGATTTACGACCTTCAACAATTGCGTGACCTTTAAACAATTTTACACGAACAGTTCCTGTAACCGTTTTTTGTGTCTCCTTTAAAAATGCTTGAAGAGCAGGCATTAAAGGTGAAAACCATAAGCCATCGTAAATCATTTCAGTAATTTTCTTGCTAATCACAGGTTTAAAATGAGCAACTTCCTTTGTTAATGTTAGATCTTCAAGTTCTTTATGTGCTTTTAGAAGAGTCATTGCCCCCGGACACTCGTATACTTCACGAGATTTAATACCTACTAAACGATTTTCAACATGATCAATACGGCCAACTCCGTGTTTACCAGCTAGTCTATTAAGCTCTAAGATTAGCTTATCAAGGTCATATTGTTCACCGTTCAATGTGATAGGAACACCTTGTTCAAAACCGATTTCTACATATTCTGGAGTATTAGGTGCGTTCTCGATACTTACCGTTAAGTCGTATGCCCCTTCTGGTGGAGTAGCCCATGGATCCTCTAAAACACCGCACTCACAACTTCTCCCCCATAGGTTCTGATCCACAGAATATGGATTATCTAAATTTACAGGAATTGGTACATTATGTTCTTTTGCATATTCAATTTCTTCATCACGGCTCCAGCCCCATTCACGTACAGGTGCAAGCACTTCTAAATTTGGGTTAAGAGCTTGAATTGATACTTCAAAACGAACTTGGTCATTTCCTTTTCCAGTGCAACCATGTGCTACTGCATCAGCACCTACTTCGTTAGCAATTTCCACTAGTTTTTTAGAAATTAGTGGACGAGAAAGAGCTGAAACTAGTGGGTATTTCCCTTCATACATTGCCTGTGATTGTAATGCAGTCAATACAAAGTCTTCTGCATATTCTTTCGTTGCGTCTATCGTATAAGATTCAACTGCCCCAACTGTTAACGCTTTTTCTTTAACGAAGTGAAGATCTTTTCCTTCACCTACATCTAAACAAACAGCATAGACATCATACCCTTGATCGCCTAACCATTTAATTGCTACTGATGTATCTAATCCACCTGAATATGCTAAAACTACTTTTTTCTTCCCCATTCTTCCATTCCTCCAATTATGAATATTGATGCTTTATTTATTATATTTATACAACAGGTCCCAAAAGAAAAGAGGCTCATATAATAAGCTCTCTACTTTTTATTCAACAGTTGCTCTATTCGTTAATCAATACTTTAACATATTCGAATTATTTTGCAATACATATTCATAAAAAAAAAGTAATATTTATTAGTTTTTTTATTCACTATTTAAGAAGTTTGGGTGAAGAAACGAATAGATATGATGTAAAACCGCTATAGGATATTCCTCCATTGGTAAGTGCCCACAGTGCTCTAGGATGGCCAAGGTAGAATTTTGCATATTCTTATGCAAAAACTCACCTTCTTTTAATGGGACAACTTGATCTTCTCTTCCCCATAACAAGTACGTAGGGTGAAGTATGGTTTGAATATCCTCATCCAACATATCATCCTCTCGTTCCTTACCAAGCTGAATGACAGCCTGAACTACTTCTCTTTTTTTGCAGCAGTCTATGTATGGCTGTAAAATCTCATCCTCAAGTCCTACACCACCAGCCAGTACTTTTTTCAGTGCAATATTAACTAACTCATCTTGAAAGTAGAACTGATAAGCAGCCTCATCAATAAGTGGAAAGTAACAGAATAACCTAGCAATCCATGGTGGACGTTTTCTTTGGGCGGATGCCGCGATTAAAAATAACTTATCATACAAATCAGGCTTATTTTTCACTGCTTGCAAAGCAATTTGACCACCAAGAGAGTGTCCAATAATGTGAGCTTTCTCTACCCCGAGCGATTGAATGAATTTGTTTACAAGTATCCCGTAATTCGCCAATGTATACTCAAATTCGGTGCTTGCTTTTGTATCGCCAAATCCGGGTAAATCTAAAGCAATAACACGAAAGCGTTTCGATAAATGACTTACTATAGGGTTCCAACAGATTAGCGAGCTTATAAAACCATGGACAAATACGAGTACTTCTTCACCATAAAGACTGTCCTCGTAATTAATTTTAGTACCCTCGATTTCCATGTGCCCCATATAAAAAACTCCTTTCTTGCTATATTCTATAGAATAAGCAAATAAAGGAGCTTTCATGTAACTTAAGGTTTATCCAACCCAATTCAT
It encodes the following:
- a CDS encoding argininosuccinate synthase, giving the protein MGKKKVVLAYSGGLDTSVAIKWLGDQGYDVYAVCLDVGEGKDLHFVKEKALTVGAVESYTIDATKEYAEDFVLTALQSQAMYEGKYPLVSALSRPLISKKLVEIANEVGADAVAHGCTGKGNDQVRFEVSIQALNPNLEVLAPVREWGWSRDEEIEYAKEHNVPIPVNLDNPYSVDQNLWGRSCECGVLEDPWATPPEGAYDLTVSIENAPNTPEYVEIGFEQGVPITLNGEQYDLDKLILELNRLAGKHGVGRIDHVENRLVGIKSREVYECPGAMTLLKAHKELEDLTLTKEVAHFKPVISKKITEMIYDGLWFSPLMPALQAFLKETQKTVTGTVRVKLFKGHAIVEGRKSEFSLYDEKLATYSTEDEFDHSAAVGFIKLWGLPTKVSSMVTKKGVN
- a CDS encoding alpha/beta fold hydrolase produces the protein MGHMEIEGTKINYEDSLYGEEVLVFVHGFISSLICWNPIVSHLSKRFRVIALDLPGFGDTKASTEFEYTLANYGILVNKFIQSLGVEKAHIIGHSLGGQIALQAVKNKPDLYDKLFLIAASAQRKRPPWIARLFCYFPLIDEAAYQFYFQDELVNIALKKVLAGGVGLEDEILQPYIDCCKKREVVQAVIQLGKEREDDMLDEDIQTILHPTYLLWGREDQVVPLKEGEFLHKNMQNSTLAILEHCGHLPMEEYPIAVLHHIYSFLHPNFLNSE